A region of the Arsenophonus apicola genome:
TAAACGATAATATTAAGATTGACTTTAGTCAATCATTTTTTTATGTTATACCATAAATAAATAATCGTTGGAGCTAATTATGAATTGGTCAAAGGCTATTTTACAGTTAAAAGCAAAGTCAGGGGTTCAGACCAATAAAGATTTATATGAAAAAGCAGGAGTAACACCAAGTGCTTTTGCTGCAATAAAGAAAGGAACAGCTACATTTAAAAATGTAGAAAAACTATGTAGTGCTTGGGGTATAAAACCAAGCGAATTTATTTCATGGGGAGAATAATAATTAAATCATGTTGATTTTATTATATTTAATTAGCCAAATTACCGCTTTTTTGTAGGAGATTGATAGTTAATTTTGGTTATAAAAATAAATGTATAAGTAAAAAAATAATAGATTTTTGAAACCTAAATTAATGAGAATAATTAGCAATATAAAATTAAGTTATTGATTAATAATATAATTATTTTCATGTAAAGTTAT
Encoded here:
- a CDS encoding helix-turn-helix domain-containing protein — protein: MNWSKAILQLKAKSGVQTNKDLYEKAGVTPSAFAAIKKGTATFKNVEKLCSAWGIKPSEFISWGE